In Bombus affinis isolate iyBomAffi1 chromosome 11, iyBomAffi1.2, whole genome shotgun sequence, one genomic interval encodes:
- the LOC126921880 gene encoding proteasome assembly chaperone 1 isoform X2 — MASFFGEVIFPVSRAFWDDEDENKATECSVNQPEFFVQWLKTKPSSIDTLIVIEDFVKECLCPNSEEVCFVEDEKQKKIYTTYQVTNDMYLGIVSPHFDVKLSGKFVEKMGDIISSAKSIICITCCHISNFKKKDIPTVPSFLRMLTTKSGENICKSKEPYLEQPNIIYGVTAGVLSYAQIMELPSVLYVLYTDSMVLDSLSAEPLLKLLANYAPLHTVTFSGKNFFNKGNLYM; from the exons ATGGCAAGTTTTTTCGGTGAAGTAATATTTCCAGTCTCACGTGCGTTCTGGGACGATGAAGATGAAAATAAAGCTACTGAATGTTCAGTTAATCAACC CGAGTTTTTTGTTCAGTGGTTAAAAACGAAACCATCCAGCATTGATACTTTAATTGTAATTGAAG attttgtAAAAGAGTGTTTGTGCCCAAACTCAGAAGAAGTATGTTTCGTGGAagatgaaaaacaaaaaaagatatatacaacTTATCAAGTTACTAATGATATGTATTTAGGTATTGTATCTCCACATTTTGATGTGAAATTGTCAGGCAAATTTGTAGAAAAG atGGGTGATATTATATCAAGTGCAAAAAGTATAATTTGTATAACATGTTGTcatatatcaaattttaaaAAGAAGGATATACCAACAGTACCTTCTTTCTTAAGGATGTTGACTACAAAAAGTGGAGAGAATATTTGCAAATCGAAAGAGCCATACTTAGAGCAGCCAAATATTATATATGGAGTAACAGCAGGAG TATTGTCATATGCTCAAATTATGGAACTACCTTCAGTTTTGTATGTTTTATATACAGACAGTATGGTATTGGACTCATTATCTGCAGAACCGCTTTTAAAATTATTAGCAAATTATGCACCATTGCATACTGTTACATTTTCTGGAAAAAACTTTTTTAATAAAGGCAACCTTTACATGTAA
- the LOC126921855 gene encoding delta(14)-sterol reductase LBR isoform X2, with translation MKFSEGEEVLVKHPSTDRYHKGKILSMRGERYKVQFETGIEQYVHSTDIKMNRPSRSTTRASSKSRKSPTRYSSLRKSPRKRSPGRSPSVNRQSTRTQKFAKISLPRIEIPRDMQDNGNTDSKKNINDDEHSVESMPLQSRLKEIGTVTRRSMRLLSERKSQMHDFSVDMKERGHSVQRDRDLLKTINYEKDVDINPQVIEKRKKEISMVSEPQEWGGWFGTLLLIVLSPVIMILPQLMCTKDECILGYPKILTDVTLYVDLRIFTAYLGFFLFVIIFSTIPIGRKIDGPQNRIGRLQYRLNGFLCSLLSVIIFAACIYKKLEVTDLVIQNSVQFSISGWILGTILSLLLFVKGGKAPVANLNIHGSTNSVIYNFWQGREINPRIGPVDIKINLFRTSMITIILINLSIVIKTIEEMETYSLEYLNIGVMLGTLLQIIYAMDALFFESAILTTFEIMYEGTGYMLCTGYMMYPFLLALTTKYMLYHKTQFTYLFVFPILAFIIGYLLYRISNLQKNEFRRNPLSPSLMHLETIPTTRGKKLIVSGLWGHVRHPNYLGDIIMWWSISCISLAHNILPYYYAIICTGLLIYRARRDNERCKMRYGLAWEQYTSRVKYMILYRIF, from the exons ATGAAGTTTTCAGAAGGAGAAGAAGTACTTGTAAAACATCCAAGTACTGATAGATACCACAAAGGTAAAATATTAAGTATGAGAGGTGAACGGTATAAAGTACAATTTGAAACAGGCATTGAACAGTATGTTCATTCAACTGATATTAAG ATGAATAGGCCATCAAGAAGTACAACTAGAGCTAGTAGTAAAAGTAGAAAAAGTCCCACCAGATATTCATCACTCAGAAAATCTCCACGCAAACGTTCACCCGGAAGATCTCCATCTGTAAATAGACAATCTACAAGGACTcaaaaatttgcaaaaatttCTCTACCACGAATAGAAATACCTAGGG ATATGCAGGATAATGGCAATACTGACagtaaaaagaatataaatgatGATGAACATTCTGTTGAATCAATGCCTCTTCAATCGCGATTGAAAGAAATAGGAACAGTGACGCGTAGATCAATGAGATTGTTATCTG AAAGGAAGAGTCAAATGCATGATTTTAGTGTTGACATGAAGGAAAGGGGGCATTCAGTACAAAGAGATCGA GATTTATTAAAAACTATAAATTATGAAAAAGATGTAGATATAAATCCACAAGTAatagaaaaacgaaagaaagaaatcaGCATGGTTAGTGAACCACAAGAATGGGGAGGATGGTTTGGAACCCTTCTTCTTATAGTTTTATCACCCGTAATAATGATACTACCGCAATTAATGTGTACAAAAGATGAATGTATACTTGGATATCCTAAGATACTAACagacgtaacgttatacgtcgatcTTAGAATTTTTACTGCATATTtaggtttctttttatttgtaataattttttcGACTATACCGATTGGACGAAAAATTGATGGACCACAAAATAGAATTGGGAGATTACAGTATCGTCTAAATG GTTTTTTATGCAGCCTTTTATCAGTAATCATATTTGCTGCGTGTATATATAAAAAACTAGAAGTCACTGATCTCGTTATACAAAATTCTGTACAATTTTCAATTAGCGGTTGGATTCTTGGAACgattttatcattattattatttgtaaagGGCGGCAAAGCTCCTGTAGCTAATCTAAACATACATGGATCTACTAACAGTGTGATATATAATTTTTGGCAAGGGAGGGAAATAAATCCACGAATTGGTCCTGTGGATATCAAAATAAATCTTTTTCGGACTTCCATGATAACAATA ATTCTCATAAATTTGTCCATTGTGATAAAAACAATTGAAGAAATGGAAACATATAGTTTAGAATATCTTAACATAGGTGTTATGCTAGGAACTTTACTGCAAATAATTTATGCAATGGACGCACTCTTCTTTGAATCTGCAATACTAACAACTTTTGAAATAATGTATGAAGGAACTGGTTACATGTTATGTACCGGTTATATGATGTACCCATTTTTATTGGCTCTTACAACAAAGTATATGTTATATCACAA AACACAATTCACTTATCTGTTTGTCTTTCCTATACTTGCATTTATAATTGGATATTTGCTATATAGAATAAGCAATTTACAAAAGAATGAGTTCAGAAGAAATCCTTTATCTCCATCATTAATGC ACTTAGAAACCATACCAACCACCCGTGGTAAGAAGCTTATAGTATCTGGATTATGGGGTCATGTAAGACATCCGAATTATTTAGGTGATATAATAATGTGGTGGTCAATATCGTGTATAAGTTTGGCACATAATATTTTGCCTTATTACTATGCAATTATATGTACAGGATTGTTGATATATAGAGCAAGAAGAGATAATGAACGTTGTAAAATGCGTTATGGTTTAGCTTGGGAACAATACACGTCACGTGTTAAATACATGattttatatcgtatattttag
- the LOC126921880 gene encoding proteasome assembly chaperone 1 isoform X1, with the protein MASFFGEVIFPVSRAFWDDEDENKATECSVNQPEFFVQWLKTKPSSIDTLIVIEGEMLIDFVKECLCPNSEEVCFVEDEKQKKIYTTYQVTNDMYLGIVSPHFDVKLSGKFVEKMGDIISSAKSIICITCCHISNFKKKDIPTVPSFLRMLTTKSGENICKSKEPYLEQPNIIYGVTAGVLSYAQIMELPSVLYVLYTDSMVLDSLSAEPLLKLLANYAPLHTVTFSGKNFFNKGNLYM; encoded by the exons ATGGCAAGTTTTTTCGGTGAAGTAATATTTCCAGTCTCACGTGCGTTCTGGGACGATGAAGATGAAAATAAAGCTACTGAATGTTCAGTTAATCAACC CGAGTTTTTTGTTCAGTGGTTAAAAACGAAACCATCCAGCATTGATACTTTAATTGTAATTGAAGGTGAAATGTTAATcg attttgtAAAAGAGTGTTTGTGCCCAAACTCAGAAGAAGTATGTTTCGTGGAagatgaaaaacaaaaaaagatatatacaacTTATCAAGTTACTAATGATATGTATTTAGGTATTGTATCTCCACATTTTGATGTGAAATTGTCAGGCAAATTTGTAGAAAAG atGGGTGATATTATATCAAGTGCAAAAAGTATAATTTGTATAACATGTTGTcatatatcaaattttaaaAAGAAGGATATACCAACAGTACCTTCTTTCTTAAGGATGTTGACTACAAAAAGTGGAGAGAATATTTGCAAATCGAAAGAGCCATACTTAGAGCAGCCAAATATTATATATGGAGTAACAGCAGGAG TATTGTCATATGCTCAAATTATGGAACTACCTTCAGTTTTGTATGTTTTATATACAGACAGTATGGTATTGGACTCATTATCTGCAGAACCGCTTTTAAAATTATTAGCAAATTATGCACCATTGCATACTGTTACATTTTCTGGAAAAAACTTTTTTAATAAAGGCAACCTTTACATGTAA
- the LOC126921873 gene encoding heat shock factor 2-binding protein-like: MDKDDEERQTNLGDEKQFLVSVENTLKTVKRSIHKFVTDVPQALVNSGLDIDLKKLNIEDGQNIQDLISSFPKSFTDQINNEEKEKISAIELKCEQLHSQLQQQVDRNKKAQEEIEYLREQILNQSTYCATLGAVLGNLTWRASRLPEIVDVWLSGFQHMIGEFLSITDGSFVAFINTYRNAFPPTCNVEYQFIIGLLGIVSNISATPEGREFLMTDPNGRAFVQKMMKLMPTLPLSQGSLSLKRLMLMTFYNVSMNKTGLQYLFESRVSDVLNCYLRNNSLPDETQFLCLRVLHSMTYGLTNPKYIQDLITTLPISKIEDIAISNKNEMSTVAKQVIKQLRDSQKFIRMN, from the exons ATGGACAAGGATGATGAAGAAAGACAAACAAATTTAGGAGATGAAAAACAATTTTTG gTTTCTGTGGAGAATACTCTAAAGACCGTCAAAAGAAGCATCCATAAGTTTGTAACAGACGTCCCTCAAGCACTTGTTAATTCTGGATTAGATATAGATTTAAAGAAACTAAATATAGAAGATGGTCAAAATATTCAGGATCTTATTTCTTCATTTCCAAAATCATTCACTGATCAAATAAATAATG aagagaaagagaaaatttcAGCCATAGAACTAAAGTGTGAACAATTGCACAGTCAACTCCAACAGCAAGTGGACAGAAACAAAAAGGCACAGGAAGAAATAGAATATCTAAGAGAACAA aTATTGAATCAAAGTACATATTGTGCAACTTTGGGAGCAGTTTTAGGCAATTTAACATGGCGTGCATCTCGCCTCCCAGAAATTGTCGACGTTTGGCTTTCTGGG TTTCAGCACATGATCGGCGAATTTTTATCGATAACAGACGGAAGTTTCGTCGCTTTTATAAACACTTATCGAAATGCTTTCCCTCCCACATGCAACGTCGAATATCAGTTTATAATTGGCTTGTTAGGCATTGTATCAAATATATCTGCAACACCCGAGGGACGTGAATTTTTAATGACTGATCCGAATGGTAGAGCTTTTGTACAAAAAATGATGAAACTCATGCCCACTTTGCCACTTTCGCAAGGTTCCTTATCACTAAAGAG ATTAATGCTGATGACATTTTATAATGTCAGTATGAATAAAACCGGGCTGCAGTATCTTTTCGAGTCACGAGTAAGCGACGTGTTAAATTGTTATTTGAGGAACAATTCGCTACCAGATGAGACACAGTTCCTCTGTCTGCGCGTGTTGCATTCGATGACATATGGTTTAACGAATCCCAAATACATTCAAGACTTAATCACCACCCTACCGATCAGCAAAAT
- the LOC126921870 gene encoding cyclin-K, translating into MPCWYYEKKELRNTPSIQDGIDYETECRYRKEGARFIIDTGTKMDLGYNTMATGVVYFHRFYMFHSFKNFPRYVTACCCLLLAGKVEETPKKCKDIIKTAKSLLTEQKLMTFGEDPKEEVITLERILLQTIKFDLQVEHPYSYLLKYAKCLKGDKNKLQKMVQMAWTFVNDSLCTTLSLQWEPEIIAVALMYLAGKLSKFEVVDWNGRLPKHLRWWDMFVEDVTMDLLEDICHQVLDLYSQANNTKPPDSPPLTPSNEPCRDRAITAPSTESISTTPNVTPGKATKVEAVAVSANGCLTTDTTDAIKPMDVPTHFQTYPTNFAHSNINYPPAFPPANVSVPPPSVNTMNHIVPPMHHMGSSGAIRPAPPTSTTTPTPFQPYPYPTNASYFPPNNPVPPAPTPRTYYPPQP; encoded by the exons ATGCCGTGCTGGTATTATGAGAAGAAAGAACTACGAAATACACCATCCATTCAAGATGGAATTGACTACGAAACAGAATGCAGATATAGGAAAGAAGGGGCCAGATTTATTATTGATACAGGAACCAAAATGGATTTAGGATACAATACAATGGCAACTGGAGTTGTTTATTTTCATAGATTCTACATGTTTCATTCATTTAAAAACTTCCCAAGATAT GTAACTGCATGCTGCTGTTTATTATTAGCAGGCAAAGTAGAAGAAACTCCAAAAAAATGCAAAGATATAATTAAGACTGCAAAGTCTTTATTAACTGAACAAAAATTGATGACTTTTGGAGAGGATCCAAAG GAAGAGGTCATAACGTTAGAAAGAATTTTACTACAAACTATAAAGTTTGATTTGCAAGTTGAACATCCATACAGCTACTTGCTAAAATATGCAAAATGTCTTAAAg gtgataaaaataaattgcaGAAAATGGTTCAAATGGCTTGGACATTTGTTAACgacag TTTGTGTACAACATTGTCATTGCAATGGGAACCAGAAATTATTGCTGTTGCTCTCATGTATTTGGCAGGGAAGCTTAGCAAATTTGAAGTGGTAGATTGGAATGGAAGATTACCCAAACATTTACGTTGGTGGGACATGTTTGTTGAGGATGTTACTATGGATCTTCTAGAAG ATATATGTCATCAAGTATTAGATTTGTATTCACAAGCAAATAACACAAAGCCGCCAGATTCACCACCTTTAACACCATCTAATGAGCCTTGTAGAGATAGAGCTATAACAGCACCTTCCACAGAATCAATATCTACTACACCAAATG TTACACCAGGAAAGGCTACTAAAGTTGAAGCAGTTGCAGTCTCTGCAAATGGATGCTTAACTACAGATACCACAGATGCAATAAAACCAATGGATGTGCCAACGCATTTTCAAACATATCCAACCAATTTTGCACATAGTAATATCAATTATCCTCCAGCGTTTCCTCCAGCAAATGTTTCTGTACCTCCACCTTCTGTAAATACAATGAATCACATTGTCCCACCAATGCATCATATGGGTTCCTCTGGTGCCATTAGACCTGCACCACCTACATCTACTACAACGCCAACACCGTTTCAACCATATCCTTATCCTACAAACGCGTCATACTTCCCTCCAAATAATCCAGTACCCCCAGCACCTACACCTCGTACGTATTATCCACCACAACCTTAA
- the LOC126921855 gene encoding delta(14)-sterol reductase LBR isoform X1 → MKFSEGEEVLVKHPSTDRYHKGKILSMRGERYKVQFETGIEQYVHSTDIKMNRPSRSTTRASSKSRKSPTRYSSLRKSPRKRSPGRSPSVNRQSTRTQKFAKISLPRIEIPRDMQDNGNTDSKKNINDDEHSVESMPLQSRLKEIGTVTRRSMRLLSGTLKPESDHKMVLLTRNINRAVSLPIERKSQMHDFSVDMKERGHSVQRDRDLLKTINYEKDVDINPQVIEKRKKEISMVSEPQEWGGWFGTLLLIVLSPVIMILPQLMCTKDECILGYPKILTDVTLYVDLRIFTAYLGFFLFVIIFSTIPIGRKIDGPQNRIGRLQYRLNGFLCSLLSVIIFAACIYKKLEVTDLVIQNSVQFSISGWILGTILSLLLFVKGGKAPVANLNIHGSTNSVIYNFWQGREINPRIGPVDIKINLFRTSMITIILINLSIVIKTIEEMETYSLEYLNIGVMLGTLLQIIYAMDALFFESAILTTFEIMYEGTGYMLCTGYMMYPFLLALTTKYMLYHKTQFTYLFVFPILAFIIGYLLYRISNLQKNEFRRNPLSPSLMHLETIPTTRGKKLIVSGLWGHVRHPNYLGDIIMWWSISCISLAHNILPYYYAIICTGLLIYRARRDNERCKMRYGLAWEQYTSRVKYMILYRIF, encoded by the exons ATGAAGTTTTCAGAAGGAGAAGAAGTACTTGTAAAACATCCAAGTACTGATAGATACCACAAAGGTAAAATATTAAGTATGAGAGGTGAACGGTATAAAGTACAATTTGAAACAGGCATTGAACAGTATGTTCATTCAACTGATATTAAG ATGAATAGGCCATCAAGAAGTACAACTAGAGCTAGTAGTAAAAGTAGAAAAAGTCCCACCAGATATTCATCACTCAGAAAATCTCCACGCAAACGTTCACCCGGAAGATCTCCATCTGTAAATAGACAATCTACAAGGACTcaaaaatttgcaaaaatttCTCTACCACGAATAGAAATACCTAGGG ATATGCAGGATAATGGCAATACTGACagtaaaaagaatataaatgatGATGAACATTCTGTTGAATCAATGCCTCTTCAATCGCGATTGAAAGAAATAGGAACAGTGACGCGTAGATCAATGAGATTGTTATCTGGTACGCTAAAACCTGAATCAGATCATAAAATGGTTTTATTAACGAGAAATATTAATCGAGCTGTCTCACTTCCCATAGAAAGGAAGAGTCAAATGCATGATTTTAGTGTTGACATGAAGGAAAGGGGGCATTCAGTACAAAGAGATCGA GATTTATTAAAAACTATAAATTATGAAAAAGATGTAGATATAAATCCACAAGTAatagaaaaacgaaagaaagaaatcaGCATGGTTAGTGAACCACAAGAATGGGGAGGATGGTTTGGAACCCTTCTTCTTATAGTTTTATCACCCGTAATAATGATACTACCGCAATTAATGTGTACAAAAGATGAATGTATACTTGGATATCCTAAGATACTAACagacgtaacgttatacgtcgatcTTAGAATTTTTACTGCATATTtaggtttctttttatttgtaataattttttcGACTATACCGATTGGACGAAAAATTGATGGACCACAAAATAGAATTGGGAGATTACAGTATCGTCTAAATG GTTTTTTATGCAGCCTTTTATCAGTAATCATATTTGCTGCGTGTATATATAAAAAACTAGAAGTCACTGATCTCGTTATACAAAATTCTGTACAATTTTCAATTAGCGGTTGGATTCTTGGAACgattttatcattattattatttgtaaagGGCGGCAAAGCTCCTGTAGCTAATCTAAACATACATGGATCTACTAACAGTGTGATATATAATTTTTGGCAAGGGAGGGAAATAAATCCACGAATTGGTCCTGTGGATATCAAAATAAATCTTTTTCGGACTTCCATGATAACAATA ATTCTCATAAATTTGTCCATTGTGATAAAAACAATTGAAGAAATGGAAACATATAGTTTAGAATATCTTAACATAGGTGTTATGCTAGGAACTTTACTGCAAATAATTTATGCAATGGACGCACTCTTCTTTGAATCTGCAATACTAACAACTTTTGAAATAATGTATGAAGGAACTGGTTACATGTTATGTACCGGTTATATGATGTACCCATTTTTATTGGCTCTTACAACAAAGTATATGTTATATCACAA AACACAATTCACTTATCTGTTTGTCTTTCCTATACTTGCATTTATAATTGGATATTTGCTATATAGAATAAGCAATTTACAAAAGAATGAGTTCAGAAGAAATCCTTTATCTCCATCATTAATGC ACTTAGAAACCATACCAACCACCCGTGGTAAGAAGCTTATAGTATCTGGATTATGGGGTCATGTAAGACATCCGAATTATTTAGGTGATATAATAATGTGGTGGTCAATATCGTGTATAAGTTTGGCACATAATATTTTGCCTTATTACTATGCAATTATATGTACAGGATTGTTGATATATAGAGCAAGAAGAGATAATGAACGTTGTAAAATGCGTTATGGTTTAGCTTGGGAACAATACACGTCACGTGTTAAATACATGattttatatcgtatattttag